In the genome of Natronorubrum sediminis, one region contains:
- a CDS encoding HpcH/HpaI aldolase family protein — protein sequence MTGLADADASDGFRESFLAGDALGTWLSIGHPALVEAAARAGFDYVAIDTEHTTMSLETVAELVRTAAGVPGDLAVFVRPASNDPVRIKRVLDIGVDGIIVPKVDTVDDARELISATRYPPNGERGVASGRAAGYGEHFVDYVEDGHADLLVVAQIESAAGVENAAEIADVDGVDSLFIGPADLSASLGVFAEWDAPELESAMARVVDAGNAAGLPVGTLTVRAEDIADRAEHGFDYQIAGKDMTSLIETGERIRERYAECASE from the coding sequence ATGACTGGGCTCGCAGACGCGGACGCGAGCGACGGCTTCCGCGAGTCGTTCCTCGCCGGTGACGCACTCGGGACGTGGCTCTCGATCGGCCACCCGGCGCTCGTCGAGGCCGCCGCTCGAGCGGGCTTCGACTACGTCGCTATCGACACCGAGCACACGACGATGAGCCTCGAGACCGTCGCCGAACTCGTTCGGACGGCCGCCGGCGTCCCCGGTGATCTCGCCGTCTTCGTCCGGCCCGCGTCGAACGATCCGGTTCGGATCAAACGCGTGCTCGACATCGGCGTCGACGGAATCATCGTCCCGAAGGTCGACACGGTGGATGACGCACGGGAGTTAATCAGCGCGACACGATATCCACCGAACGGCGAGCGCGGCGTCGCATCGGGACGGGCCGCCGGCTACGGCGAGCACTTCGTCGACTACGTCGAGGACGGTCACGCCGACTTGCTCGTAGTCGCCCAGATCGAGTCGGCGGCCGGCGTCGAGAACGCCGCCGAGATCGCCGACGTCGACGGCGTCGACTCCCTCTTTATCGGGCCGGCCGATCTCTCGGCGTCGCTTGGCGTCTTCGCCGAGTGGGACGCCCCTGAACTCGAGTCCGCGATGGCTCGCGTCGTCGACGCCGGTAACGCCGCCGGTCTTCCCGTAGGAACGCTGACCGTCCGAGCCGAGGATATCGCCGATCGGGCCGAACACGGCTTCGACTACCAGATCGCGGGCAAGGACATGACGTCGCTCATCGAAACTGGCGAGCGAATCCGCGAGCGCTACGCCGAGTGCGCGTCAGAGTAA
- a CDS encoding CaiB/BaiF CoA transferase family protein has protein sequence MKPLDDITVVDFTQSVAGPTCTQLLAEMGATVIKVEPPAGDAFRNLMGGDMSAPFNHGKLSIAVDLKSEDGHAVATELVDEADVVIESFRPGVLEKFDLDYESVRERNENVIYCSLSGFGRTGPYSTFPGYDPCIQAVSGLMSITGYEDRPPVRIRASLIDCGTGANAAVAILGAIRQRDRADEGTHIDISLFDVAVAWMSYWITNYERTGTLPERAGSKGIGSAPNGVFEAGEGYTYVATLTEPMYDRLCDLLERPDLLEDERFETLEDRIDNREALRDELTAEFERFESKELEQYLLEAQIPSGAIQSVADLVDDDPHAEARESLVDSTNPETGEEITVPALPFRFSSDIHDGTFSSDPPAVGEHTVDVLESLTYDDGEIERMLETGAVVAGTAPET, from the coding sequence ATGAAGCCTTTAGACGACATTACGGTCGTCGACTTCACGCAATCGGTCGCTGGACCAACCTGTACACAACTACTCGCCGAAATGGGGGCGACGGTCATCAAGGTCGAACCGCCCGCGGGCGATGCCTTCCGCAATCTGATGGGCGGAGATATGTCCGCGCCGTTCAACCACGGCAAACTCAGCATCGCCGTCGATCTGAAGTCCGAAGACGGTCACGCCGTCGCCACGGAACTGGTCGACGAGGCCGACGTCGTCATCGAGAGTTTCCGCCCCGGCGTCCTCGAGAAGTTCGACCTCGACTACGAGTCGGTCCGAGAGCGAAACGAGAACGTGATCTACTGCTCGCTGTCGGGCTTCGGCCGAACCGGTCCCTACAGCACCTTTCCGGGCTACGACCCCTGCATTCAGGCCGTCTCCGGCCTGATGTCGATCACTGGCTACGAGGACCGCCCACCGGTCAGAATCCGCGCGAGCCTCATCGACTGCGGGACGGGCGCGAACGCCGCCGTCGCCATCCTCGGGGCCATTCGACAGCGCGACCGGGCGGACGAGGGAACGCACATCGACATCTCGCTGTTCGACGTCGCCGTCGCCTGGATGTCCTACTGGATCACGAACTACGAGCGAACCGGCACCCTACCGGAACGAGCGGGAAGCAAAGGCATCGGCAGCGCGCCCAACGGCGTCTTCGAAGCCGGCGAGGGCTACACCTACGTCGCCACGCTCACCGAACCGATGTACGACCGACTCTGTGACCTCCTCGAGCGACCCGACCTCCTCGAGGACGAGCGATTCGAGACGCTCGAGGATCGTATCGATAACCGCGAGGCGCTCCGGGACGAGCTGACGGCCGAGTTCGAACGCTTCGAGTCGAAGGAACTGGAGCAGTACCTCCTCGAGGCCCAGATCCCCTCCGGGGCCATTCAATCCGTGGCGGATCTCGTCGATGACGACCCACACGCCGAGGCTCGCGAGTCCCTCGTCGATTCCACGAACCCCGAAACGGGCGAGGAGATCACCGTTCCTGCCCTCCCGTTTCGGTTCAGTTCGGACATCCACGACGGGACGTTCTCCTCCGATCCGCCCGCCGTCGGCGAGCACACGGTCGACGTGCTCGAGTCCCTGACGTACGACGACGGAGAGATCGAACGGATGCTCGAGACCGGCGCGGTCGTCGCGGGTACCGCCCCGGAGACGTAA
- a CDS encoding acyl-CoA dehydrogenase family protein, with translation MITLSDEQELLVSSLEDLAEREFTDRAFTWDGDPPWENVELLAEQGFLGINIAEEYGGGGMTEFDAMLTIEAVGRVCPDTAEFLYNQQMVAPRAIELFGTDEAKERYLPPVVAGEDSIAIGISEPEAGSDVGAMRTTVEEDGDDLRITGEKTWVSNVEHSSAVLVWTQFPEGLGSVVVDFDAAGVSIEQHYENMAEHHQTHFVMEDVVVPEENVVTRGSEGFKNQLRALNWERLGSATLANAIASCALDKALEYAEQRTQFDQPIADFQGIEWKLADAATDLEASRSLTHRAAIQAHERGRIPDRLDASMAKLRSSEMVEQVVSEALQVHGANGYQQGHPLEYLYRLARGRRLAAGTDEVQKNQIASVLKQRGLPDLA, from the coding sequence ATGATCACGCTCAGTGACGAACAGGAACTGCTCGTCTCGTCGTTAGAAGACCTCGCCGAGCGGGAGTTCACGGACCGCGCGTTCACGTGGGACGGCGACCCGCCGTGGGAGAACGTCGAGTTGCTCGCCGAACAGGGCTTTCTCGGAATCAATATCGCCGAGGAGTACGGTGGCGGGGGGATGACCGAGTTCGACGCGATGCTCACCATCGAAGCCGTCGGCCGCGTCTGTCCCGACACGGCAGAGTTCCTCTACAACCAGCAGATGGTCGCCCCACGCGCGATCGAGTTGTTCGGTACGGACGAGGCTAAAGAGCGCTACCTCCCGCCGGTGGTCGCCGGCGAGGACAGCATCGCCATCGGCATCTCCGAACCCGAAGCCGGTTCGGACGTGGGTGCAATGCGGACGACGGTCGAAGAAGACGGCGACGACCTCCGTATCACCGGCGAGAAGACGTGGGTGAGCAACGTCGAGCACTCGAGTGCCGTCCTCGTCTGGACGCAGTTCCCGGAGGGCCTCGGCTCCGTCGTCGTCGACTTCGACGCGGCGGGCGTGAGTATCGAGCAACACTACGAGAACATGGCCGAGCACCACCAGACGCACTTCGTCATGGAGGACGTCGTCGTCCCCGAAGAAAACGTCGTCACGCGCGGCTCCGAGGGGTTCAAGAACCAACTCCGCGCGCTCAACTGGGAACGACTGGGCAGTGCGACCCTCGCCAACGCCATCGCCAGTTGCGCGCTAGACAAGGCTCTCGAGTACGCCGAGCAACGAACGCAGTTCGACCAGCCCATCGCCGACTTTCAGGGTATCGAGTGGAAGCTCGCGGACGCCGCGACCGACCTCGAGGCCTCGCGCTCGCTCACTCACCGCGCGGCGATTCAGGCCCACGAACGCGGCCGGATCCCCGACAGGCTCGACGCCTCGATGGCCAAACTTCGCTCGAGCGAGATGGTCGAACAGGTCGTCAGCGAAGCCCTGCAGGTCCACGGCGCGAACGGCTACCAGCAGGGCCACCCGCTCGAGTACCTCTACCGGCTGGCGCGGGGCCGTCGATTGGCTGCCGGCACCGACGAAGTCCAGAAGAACCAGATCGCCTCGGTGTTGAAACAGCGCGGATTGCCGGACCTCGCCTGA
- a CDS encoding enoyl-CoA hydratase/isomerase family protein — MYDDIRYETDDGIATITIDRPDVLDAFREQTIAELNDAIRVANEDERVYVVVLTGAGDGFCAGADITEMPDWHEEMSKEDYAGYLWGVQNVVRQLRAMEKPSIAAVGGPAIGAGCDFALACDMRVVGPNAILREGFVRVGLVPGDGGAWLLPRLIGESKAKEYLLTGKDIEPDDAVDLGLAVEEADEPLEAALDLAADVLSLPAHAVRRTNELVDSEQTFEDYCERAIEYQWECVNDAEHHEAIAAFGEGREPAFDREY; from the coding sequence ATGTACGACGACATTCGATACGAGACCGACGACGGAATCGCCACGATCACGATCGACCGACCGGACGTACTCGACGCGTTTCGCGAGCAGACGATCGCGGAACTCAACGACGCCATCCGCGTCGCGAACGAGGACGAGCGCGTTTACGTGGTCGTCCTGACCGGGGCCGGAGACGGCTTCTGTGCCGGTGCCGACATCACGGAGATGCCCGACTGGCACGAGGAGATGTCCAAGGAAGACTACGCGGGCTACCTCTGGGGCGTCCAGAACGTCGTCCGTCAGCTTCGAGCGATGGAAAAACCCTCCATCGCCGCCGTCGGCGGGCCGGCCATCGGTGCCGGCTGTGACTTCGCGCTGGCGTGTGACATGCGCGTCGTTGGCCCTAACGCGATCTTGCGCGAGGGATTCGTCCGCGTCGGCCTGGTGCCCGGCGACGGCGGCGCGTGGTTGCTTCCGCGACTCATCGGCGAGTCGAAGGCCAAAGAGTACCTCCTCACCGGCAAGGATATCGAACCCGACGACGCCGTCGACCTCGGCCTCGCCGTCGAGGAAGCCGACGAGCCACTCGAGGCGGCCCTCGACCTCGCGGCAGACGTCCTCTCGCTGCCGGCACACGCCGTTCGGCGGACGAACGAACTCGTCGATTCAGAGCAGACGTTCGAGGACTACTGCGAGCGGGCGATCGAGTACCAGTGGGAGTGCGTGAACGACGCCGAACACCACGAAGCGATCGCGGCCTTCGGCGAGGGGCGAGAACCGGCGTTCGACCGCGAGTACTGA
- a CDS encoding enolase C-terminal domain-like protein → MAPTITKIESVEFGYDLPDVGYAPNGFSIVYEPGTTTERKLFALRIHTDEGITGEYVGGNSPAAAQINMVADYLIGKNPLERERHWSAFKRALRKYDWMGMGPLDIALWDFAGKYHDAPIHELIGTYRTEFPAYASTYQGDRNGGLDSPEAYADFAEDCLEMGYQGFKIHDWGGDWTDAEESAETVREVGRRVGDEMDLMIDPACNPNTYADALEIGKACDDAGFLWYEDPYRDGGVSHHAHRKLRESLETPLLQTEHVRGLEPHADFIAADATDFVRADPEYDGGITGAMKIAHVAEGFGLDVEYHAPGPAQRQCLAATRNSNYYEVALVHPNCPNTQPPVYEGEYSDMLDCVDEDGCVQVPEGHGLGVEYDWDDILEREIGRRTYE, encoded by the coding sequence ATGGCACCGACTATCACGAAGATCGAATCCGTCGAGTTCGGCTACGACTTACCGGACGTCGGCTACGCGCCGAACGGATTCAGTATCGTCTACGAACCCGGAACGACCACCGAACGAAAGCTCTTCGCGCTCCGGATTCACACCGACGAGGGGATCACGGGCGAGTACGTCGGCGGCAACTCGCCCGCCGCGGCCCAGATCAACATGGTCGCGGACTACCTAATCGGGAAGAACCCCCTCGAGCGCGAGCGCCACTGGTCGGCGTTCAAACGCGCGCTCAGGAAGTACGACTGGATGGGGATGGGCCCGCTCGACATCGCACTGTGGGACTTCGCCGGCAAGTACCACGACGCCCCGATTCACGAACTCATCGGCACCTACCGGACCGAGTTCCCCGCCTACGCGTCGACGTACCAAGGTGATCGAAACGGCGGACTCGACTCCCCCGAGGCGTACGCCGACTTCGCCGAAGACTGCCTCGAGATGGGATATCAGGGGTTCAAAATCCACGACTGGGGCGGCGACTGGACCGACGCCGAGGAGTCGGCCGAGACCGTCCGCGAGGTCGGTCGCCGCGTCGGCGACGAGATGGACCTGATGATCGATCCGGCGTGCAACCCGAACACGTACGCCGACGCGCTCGAGATCGGCAAGGCCTGTGACGACGCTGGCTTCCTCTGGTACGAAGACCCCTACCGCGACGGCGGCGTCTCACACCACGCCCACCGAAAGCTTCGAGAGTCACTCGAGACACCGCTCTTGCAGACCGAGCACGTCCGCGGCCTCGAGCCTCACGCCGATTTCATCGCGGCCGACGCGACGGACTTCGTTCGCGCGGATCCCGAGTACGACGGCGGCATCACGGGCGCGATGAAAATCGCCCACGTCGCCGAGGGCTTCGGCCTCGACGTGGAGTACCACGCGCCGGGGCCGGCCCAGCGACAGTGTCTCGCGGCCACGCGCAACAGCAACTACTACGAAGTCGCGCTCGTCCACCCGAACTGTCCGAATACGCAACCACCAGTCTACGAGGGCGAGTACTCCGACATGCTCGATTGTGTCGACGAGGACGGCTGCGTGCAGGTTCCCGAGGGCCACGGTCTCGGCGTCGAGTACGACTGGGACGACATCCTCGAGCGCGAAATCGGCCGCCGAACGTACGAGTAA
- a CDS encoding enolase C-terminal domain-like protein, protein MKITGYECVELTGTLEGYDDPQSFYEERLAIPLDVYEEFRTVGAEYLMGSDDVMTPYVTDEEIRITQTYLVLRTDEGLEGVAGPIDREWAGLVAPIAEFLLGRDALATAKLWDLMYRHEVHGRRGKTMKAISVIDCALWDLKGKYYDEPVYRLLGGPTRTEIPAYASMLGYSVEPEDVRERAQEMKEAGYRAQKWFFRHGPGSGTEGLQRNVELAETARDAVGEGYDLMFDCWMSWDRPYAERAIRKLEAYDPRWIEEPVHPDKLDQLADLRATSPIPIAGGEHEYTRWGIHQLLQRDALDVIQADTCWAGGITELQRICTLASVHDVPVIPHGHSVSANLHLTAAQSPTVSPMLEYLVKWNEGFQFFLEDPPVPEDGTLSLDDRPGLGIVVDESTVEERTVVHSSDE, encoded by the coding sequence ATGAAAATAACTGGCTACGAGTGCGTCGAACTCACGGGGACGCTCGAGGGGTATGACGATCCGCAGTCGTTCTACGAGGAGCGCCTGGCGATTCCCCTCGACGTCTACGAGGAGTTCCGAACGGTCGGTGCGGAGTATCTGATGGGGTCGGACGACGTGATGACGCCGTACGTCACCGACGAGGAGATTCGGATCACGCAGACGTATCTCGTCCTTCGGACGGACGAGGGCCTCGAGGGCGTCGCGGGGCCGATCGACCGCGAGTGGGCTGGTCTCGTCGCCCCGATCGCCGAATTTCTCCTCGGACGGGACGCGCTGGCGACGGCGAAACTCTGGGACCTCATGTACCGCCACGAGGTTCACGGTCGACGGGGGAAGACGATGAAAGCCATCAGCGTGATCGACTGCGCGCTGTGGGATCTGAAGGGCAAGTACTACGACGAGCCGGTGTACCGACTGCTCGGCGGGCCGACTCGAACGGAGATCCCGGCGTACGCCTCGATGCTCGGCTACTCCGTCGAGCCGGAGGACGTCCGAGAGCGGGCGCAAGAGATGAAGGAGGCGGGCTATCGCGCCCAGAAGTGGTTCTTCCGCCACGGCCCCGGCTCGGGAACCGAGGGGCTCCAGCGAAACGTCGAACTCGCAGAGACCGCTCGAGACGCCGTCGGCGAGGGCTACGACCTCATGTTCGACTGCTGGATGAGCTGGGATCGACCGTACGCCGAGCGGGCGATCCGGAAACTCGAGGCGTACGACCCGCGCTGGATCGAGGAACCCGTCCACCCGGACAAACTCGACCAACTGGCCGACCTGCGAGCGACGTCGCCGATTCCGATCGCCGGCGGCGAACACGAGTACACGCGATGGGGAATCCACCAGTTACTCCAACGTGACGCGCTGGACGTGATTCAGGCCGATACGTGCTGGGCGGGCGGTATCACGGAACTCCAGCGAATCTGTACCCTCGCCTCGGTTCACGACGTTCCCGTGATCCCTCACGGCCACTCGGTCTCGGCCAACCTGCACCTCACCGCTGCCCAGTCGCCGACCGTTTCGCCGATGCTCGAGTACCTCGTGAAGTGGAACGAGGGCTTCCAGTTCTTCCTCGAGGACCCGCCGGTTCCCGAGGACGGCACGCTCTCGCTGGACGACCGACCCGGACTCGGCATCGTCGTCGACGAATCGACCGTCGAGGAACGAACGGTCGTCCACTCGAGCGACGAGTGA
- a CDS encoding LLM class flavin-dependent oxidoreductase, translated as MVSHGYVLPTRGIVLSADDGLEQAARADSEVVELAQRAEGLGLDAVWAGDSVLAKPRLEPLSALSAIAGATDAVTLGTAVYLPQLRHPVHVAHQAATVDLMSGGRLALGIGVGVGSSVVEEHEQLDVPYGRRGALLDEGLEIATGLWEDEPVTVDGEFFDLEDADIGLRPCGSPPPLYIASATFDPRDGFPRPIRERIENHGGGWLPIGMTPEMYESGLERAREIVDDAGRNPALFDAAYYHDVVIAETEAAAIEEARDFLERYYPAKAPFSDDEIRARGAFGPPSVVAEHLERYADAGVESFVTRFAASDQREQLRRYADIVG; from the coding sequence ATGGTATCACACGGCTACGTACTGCCGACGCGCGGAATCGTTCTCTCGGCCGACGACGGACTCGAGCAAGCCGCACGCGCCGATTCGGAGGTCGTCGAACTCGCCCAACGAGCGGAGGGACTCGGCCTCGACGCGGTCTGGGCCGGCGACAGCGTCCTCGCGAAGCCCCGACTCGAGCCGCTATCGGCGCTGAGCGCGATCGCCGGCGCGACGGACGCCGTCACGCTCGGCACGGCCGTCTACCTGCCACAGCTTCGCCATCCCGTCCACGTCGCCCACCAGGCGGCGACCGTCGATCTCATGAGCGGCGGCCGCCTCGCGCTCGGAATCGGCGTCGGCGTCGGCTCGAGCGTCGTCGAGGAACACGAGCAGTTGGACGTGCCCTACGGCCGACGCGGCGCGCTCCTCGACGAGGGCCTCGAGATCGCGACGGGCCTGTGGGAGGACGAACCCGTTACCGTCGACGGGGAGTTCTTCGACCTCGAGGACGCCGACATCGGACTCAGACCCTGTGGCAGCCCGCCGCCGCTGTACATCGCCTCCGCGACGTTCGACCCGCGAGACGGCTTCCCGCGACCGATTCGCGAGCGCATCGAGAACCACGGCGGCGGCTGGCTCCCGATTGGCATGACCCCCGAGATGTACGAATCCGGGCTCGAGCGCGCCCGCGAAATCGTCGACGACGCGGGACGGAACCCTGCCCTGTTCGACGCGGCCTACTACCACGACGTCGTGATCGCCGAGACCGAAGCCGCGGCCATCGAGGAGGCCAGAGACTTCCTCGAGCGATACTATCCGGCGAAAGCCCCCTTCAGCGACGACGAGATCCGCGCTCGCGGCGCGTTCGGCCCGCCGTCGGTCGTCGCCGAGCACCTCGAGCGATACGCCGACGCCGGCGTCGAATCCTTCGTCACCCGATTCGCGGCGAGCGACCAGCGCGAGCAGCTTCGACGCTACGCCGATATCGTTGGCTGA
- a CDS encoding GNAT family N-acetyltransferase, whose amino-acid sequence MSSATVRKLTTIDDVREVFPIVAELRDHLDETRYLELYEQMAEEGYRLFAVYDDDQPVAVAGVTVSTNFYLGRHAYVYDLVTTEAERSKGHGERLLEHVHEWADERGCEAVELESGRWREDAHRFYTERMGYEKYCYSFVYDLS is encoded by the coding sequence ATGTCGAGCGCAACCGTTCGCAAACTCACGACAATCGACGACGTTCGCGAGGTGTTTCCGATCGTCGCCGAACTCCGAGATCACTTAGACGAGACGCGGTACCTCGAACTGTACGAGCAGATGGCCGAGGAGGGATACCGGCTGTTCGCGGTCTACGACGACGATCAGCCCGTCGCCGTGGCTGGCGTCACCGTCTCGACTAACTTCTACCTGGGTCGTCACGCCTACGTCTATGACCTCGTCACGACCGAAGCGGAGCGATCGAAGGGCCACGGCGAACGCCTCCTCGAGCACGTCCACGAGTGGGCCGACGAACGGGGCTGTGAGGCGGTCGAACTCGAGTCCGGCCGCTGGCGAGAGGACGCACACCGATTCTACACCGAGCGAATGGGCTACGAGAAGTACTGTTACTCGTTCGTCTACGATCTGTCGTAA